The Quercus robur chromosome 3, dhQueRobu3.1, whole genome shotgun sequence DNA segment ACACAGCAAGAGCAATCATGAAAACAGATAGTATCTTGTCCTTCTTTGTTGCTATGCCATGACGATCCCTGAAGCagcagaaaaaagaaagaaaaagtaagtgGATTAGAAAAACTTAAATAGCTCTAAGCCATTTGAAGCAAAGTCATTTATAATATCAGCTTACAGCCTGCGAACCATGTTGATAAAAACTTAACCATAATTCATCAATCTGAGTTCAAGTGTTTCACACCTAACCTAAACATATTTGACCACTAGCCATCTTAAGTAGGTTCTTAATTTTCCTGCAAACACAACGTTGCTAAATGTCAAAGCACCAAAATCAATTGGAAAAACCTTGATAGTAGAAGGCGTGTGTGCTAAAAAGGGGACTATGTTAACTTGTCACAAGTGGTCAGGAACATTTGGATTCCTTTCATTAGGGATAAGAGCCCAAACATCAAGTGGACATTGACATGTACAGAGACAGCCAAATAAATGTTGTATATTAGTCAAATATATGATCTTCCAAGTATTTGTCACCTAAGCAGCTTTGCGATTTCCCTTCCATCCATACGCTTCAACCATTAGTGtattttagaataatttactAACTCATGGAGACATACCTTTATTATAGTTGAAAATGTTAACAGGTACTTTTTATAAAGACTTACCTTAAAGCAATGGCTGCAGGAAAGATAAATCCTATGCAAACTGTAGCAGTTGCTCCAGTGAACTGGAAAACATCCCATATGTTGGGTATAAAATTGGCACccaagaaaacaagcaaaaGGAGCCCAATGCTGATCAATCCAAACCTCAGGTTATCTACAACCAAAGGCCTAGCTGAAGGAAAGAGAAGGCCATCCAAATTGAGGCGCAGTGGATAGAAGAGAATTGGGAAAACAAGCATAAGGTGGAGAGCATAGCTAATGCGAACGACATCATTGAGCAGAGAGCCATATGGAATGCCAAGGTTGGTGTTGAAGTTGGCCAGCACATCATCAAGAGTTGAGTCACCAAATAGGAGGAAACCAAAGAAGCTTGTTAGAACATAGACAATAGAGCACAGAGCCAATGATCTTTGCACAACTGGTCGTATCAGGGAAGAGTCTTCAAGCTCATTGTCTATTGTATGTACTGCATAATCCAGAAAATGAAATCTCTCACAAATGTTATCCATTTTttcttggcaaaaaaaaaaaaaaaaaaaggaaagaataatCATTGTAACAGAGGACTCAGTCAATTTGGCAAGGATGATAATTGACTAACACAAGATGCTGGCTTAAATTGAACATCTAGTTTTCTGGATACATCTTAATTTGGggttttggggggtggggggtgagGAATACCTACAGCTTCTCCCAATTTGACCAGGTCCCCATGAGTAGGACTTTGGTAATAACATAATTGGCAGATCCAAGATGTACTACTACAAGTAAAAGAGGCTTGAATAGATATCGGTTGTGTTTTTAAGGTTATAAATTGATTGACAAGTCCAATCCTAATatcttgggggggggggggggggggggtgttgtgtTTGGAAATCAATAAGACAATAACACAAAGGAATCCATAGAGCagaaattataatatttctaaTTCCTCATAAGAACCTGCCTTTAATGGTGAAAATCTAGCATATCAAAGAAAGTTTTCAACACTGAAGTCAAGTTACggaaaaatcatcaaattaacaaaatatcaaTAAATGAACAAAGTAGGCAAGGAAGTGTCTGGAGCCTTCCTATTTGTTGATGAAATGACAAGATTTGAGTAAAATCcctctaccaaaaaaaaaaaaaaaaaaaaaatccactattCTGTTATTCTCCTAGCAGGAAAATTATGGTTCTATTCCAAGATGAATACTTCCTTCACCACTTTTCACAGAAAGggccaaaaacaaaacataccATTGATCTAGAAAAATATGCCTTCATTCACTATGCATGCAGATGTGTAGAGCAGATGTTTATATTGTAGACTTTCCATTTATGATATGATCAGCTAACATACCGTTAAAGTGGCATATGAATGCTGTCACAAGAACAGGGACAACTGTGAACAGATTCCAAATAGATGTAATATCAGTAATGTTAGGCAGCAACCTGGGCATCGCAAtacttccataaaaaaatttgataattgtgATTCCTGCAGTTATAACTAGAAATACAACGGCCAGTGCAACTGCTAAAGCAGATGAGTATCTCAGTGAATCTGCAAGCATGAAAAGCATGAGTCATTCATCACAAACATGTCAACAATGTAGATATTATAAAAATGCTTGAGCTATTGTTCCATTAGATTACTGGTGGCAGAGATGAAGATGATGTGGATTTTTTGAGGAATGTGTATTGTGTCTGGTATGGTGGTATTACTTGGAAAAAAAGACATGGAACTTCCAGACTCCTACATTTATTGTGAGAAGGAACAGGATTTGCATTGATGTCTTGCTCAATCTTTTAGTGTTCAGAAACAAGTGATCACATCAAATGCAAGTAGTGTAGGAAGAAACATAATGCTTAGACTTATGAATATAACAGAAAGCGCGAAAGCAAATTAGTCTAATAGGTTATATAAATCATGTGCTTTAAACACTGACAcgagaaattaaaaaatgctGGTGTGGCAACTCCAATAGAAAAACATGCCTTATGAAATACtcatacaataaaaaattggtaTTGCAATTATTGTGTAGTAATTTGTTTGACATTGAAGATCACAAATCATGCACCATCGATCTGAAAGTGCCGAGTAAGATGGAGAAACTATCATGTAGTCTTACACTTTGGATTTAAACTGGTATTTGTTAATTCTTACAAGATTAGTGGAGTAGACATTTACCCATCCGCTTAAAGCATGCCAATGGAGCAAATACAGAAATAGTTGTAACAAGAAGAACAAAGGTACGCCCATTCCACCAGTGCTCACCAAACCACCCTTCCAATACACCAGCATGGTGAATTCCACTAGAAGATGTCCCAGAGAGAACATCACCTGATTGAAATAGCCAATACAAACCCactaatattataattaatcaCCAAATTATAAGGAAATCAAGCTATTTCGATAGATAAACAGAGAATTATTGCCCcccaatttttacttttatgagAAGCAACAGAAATTCATCAATCTTAACAATTTCATGAGAAATAAGGAATCAGAAATAGATATTGCTGCTTCTGCCAAATCAGCTTCTTAAAACATAACAGGGTGCACCAGCTGACTCTCAGAAATGCCAATAATCCTACTATCTGTAAACACATCTTCTTTACCTTTATACGTTATCAAAATGGAAACTTTTTAAGTTAACTGATTCTTGATCTTCTTCAATAAAGTCCATACTATATGTTAAGAGttaaaaaagagtaaaagcaGAATAAATTTCTCTCATGgtctaaaaaaattagaataaaatattaCCAATGATGATCATGTAAACAATGAGTGTCCCAACATTGTTAACCAAGATACAAATCTGAAGCAGCAACCTCCCAGCACGGCCAAAAGCATCCCTCATGACTTCCCCATAAGACTGAGAGTCTCCCACCCTACTGAATCTCAGCAGCATTTCCAACGAACCCTCTGTCAGTATAGCCACAAACACTATCATACCAATTCCAAGCCCAAGACCCAGCACCTTCATGGTGGCAGGCAGTGCcataattccagctccaataatAGAAGTGGATATATTAAACACTGAGGCAGTAAATGATGCTCTCTTGGCATTGAACTTGAACTCCTCGGTTGCATGGTTCTTTGGCAACAAGGGTGATTCCTCATTGATGGGTTTTCTTGAATTCTTGGTTTCCTTGTTGTCAATGGTCatggtttttctattttctttttggtgaagTAACTACTTTTGTCTCCATAAGAGTGGAGCTTTTTGTTGTGTGTGGGGGATATGATAAGATATGAATAAAGGAGTGGGGACACGTAATGAAAGAAAGGTGAAGCAGCACAAATCAGAATAATTGCTAGTCAACATACTATGAGTATCAGAAATGCTAATCATGTCATTGCCAGCGTACTCAATTCTCAATTCTTATCCAATCCAAGAGAGTGTAGCAACTAGCAAgagtaaaattattatttgcatATCAATCACGTGTGTAGTGTAATTCACAACCGACAGATTGTCATTTGTCGTTTTGGCCATAATCTATTGAGAAGAAAAGGTGCTTAggtttgttatttatttttgagaaggtGGTCGGTTTCAACATAAAGGTTAAAGGTCTCAAGGATTCAAATCCTTCTTCTTATACTAtcgaattataaaataaaaaataaaaaagttggaAATGTATGATTCACATGTTATGTTtagttttttctcaaaaaaaaaaaaaaaacaaaaaaacatgttATGTTTAGTTTCTTTGGTGGGTTAGACCGATGTAGTCACATAGgagtaaaattctattttcatgattcaaaaaaagaaaaaaaaaattgaccatcTCATAAGcgtttaaattaattattctcaaattttttttttgttttttgttttttgtttttttgcttttgtgttTGTAGTAGTAGACTAGTAGTGGTGTAATAAACAAACTTAAATTGAAATCACTCACCCCACTtattgtaagtaaaaaaaaaagggaaattaaCCTTGGGAggtatgggaaaaaaaaatatttggttaaGTCTGATTCATAGGCCTAGCtagaaattattttgaatattaatttgattactCCATTTCTTTCCATTAGATTTGTCATTATTAATCtatttattactaaaagttgaagtgtGGCATTTATTGCTGCCGAGCTTTTGTTGCGCCACCTCATTGTCACGTCATTCGctacataattattatttattatttattcctattttttttacaaatatatatatatatatatatatatagattattgactttacatattcatttttgtcggttttaacatttatatatatttattttttattttcaattttcctataatttttttttacattcacttattttttaaatatttacactttctttaacatttcttcttcccttacctttttatctccccactaTCCTCTAATTTAATATTGctattcatctttcccttcatttttctttatttgtctcttcttatcccttccttcttactataaatttgtcactcttttccattctttacatagttttctctcacagaagatttctctctctctctctctctctctctctctcatagttttggtggatttttattttttattgcatcttcgctttaggttgataaattgttgtgtttttaagaactctaatttaggttgatacgatttagttttgtgttttaagttcttattattattattttgctctttgattgttaaattttagcTGATCAcgttattaaaaattaaagatagtagataaaaataagaTAGAATTCCATTATATAgcataatttgaataatttagtgtttattgttatatcttttggtttttcttatttttttttcttctcttctattttactcaatattgaaattcaaccacatcctccttatcattaaattatttatattttctctctctttttgttttaaaaaaaatatatataatattttagttaaattcaaataaaagaaaattgtgctcatcaaattgtacttattttttttaacatttacactttctccaacctttcttcttttctttaccttttcatctcctcaaacattctaccttgatatcactcttcctcttttcttttatcttcctttattttgtttctttttattatcatcctcttagtataaatttgtcattcactcttacattctttacataattttctctcacaaaaatttggttatttcccactctttctccctcaattttttggtggatttttatttttatttttcttgcatctctattttagcttgatataaagttttgtattttttagaactctattttggttgatggaattttgttttgtgttttaagttttttttttttattattgatttttatgactttgattgttaaatattatcatattgcattataaataattaaaaatagtatacaagtatgtactattattattttacatagaattatttggataagttagttgtaaggactcaatttgtaacgaccccaaattggtgtattgggttcgaacgttaaaggcccaaacaataaaatttgtagagagtgggctaaaaggctaggccttggtgaacGGACAGTAGTTAGTCATGGTGTTTACGATGATCGCACAGAGATGTACTGTGCTTACTTAAGAAGACTTTCTCCTTGGCACGGCCTGGGTgactctggttcttggccttcgTCCAaggagcttaatgttcttaatATTCCCTTTTTTTACGCTAGGTTACCGTGGTCCTGGTGACGATACATAatgctctttatttttttatcgcCCCTCTTCTCGTGGACGAATTCTTGCATTATATAGCCCCTTTtagttgatcctgaccttccatctgttgatcaggcagatAACTATTCGAGTTCTTGTCTCATCAGCCCCTTTcccccactttctgttagttgcaataaccgaagccacactgttcaggggtcttttcccattAATGTGGtcaggacgtttgttggcgcattcaatgtggaggtgatagTTTTTTCTTGAACCGTTCCCACACTGTACCCCCGTGCAAGTCCTACTGTATTCGTCatttcttctgggagcgctttaggggctgcctttgatggcgtgccgttcttcccttttgggttttgggatgccgaggacaggattGTCCTCAACTGCATTTTTAGGTCATTTGGACTTTCGCTAtatgtcctcggcaacgtctctcctcggcgtgggccttgggccctaaggTAAAGTGGGTcggggtcacaaattctctggccccacaatagcccctcaaaaccctgctgttcggctcctcggacggagatgagggttttgatgacatcaggcCTCTGCCATAGCTTGTCAATCCTTGTCATCTATCAGTACCAAAGACTCTTCGTCTGCCAAAGACACATTCTTGGCGCCTTGGTATGTGAAGCGTGTATTCATTAAATGCAGGCAGCTCTGTGCTTCCCACGTTCAACGGTGCGATggtaatctaacggtggagatttccttacctttatgggcgggaaaattcgCACAGTTACATTTGATGGGaagtataaataatttttagaactgATTTGTCTCTTCACTTTCACACTTAAGTGTTCTGGCGCATATATCCTGGATTCAGTCAAACTTCCATCCAAACTCAAGACTCTCTCCAGCATAAAAAAGCCCGTCCGAGGAACTTTTCCTCCTTTCTGTAAGTTTTATTCTCTCACTAACTTGTGCTTTCTCTCTTctagatttatttttctcttgctCCTCTACTTCTCTCGTCATCCCTGAGTCTGTTTAGTAGTTCCTAGAGAtggttaaattaaaaaagttggttgagaccgaagaggcgatggaaaagttcatcGCCGACTATAGGATACCCCCCAATGTGAGTTTGAGGTACTGCAAGGAGGGGGAGTGACATCTCAAGAGAAGAACGGGTGAGGTGGTGATTCCCTTTCTCGCCTTTATAGAAGGGGGTGTGAGAATACCCATGGGGCCGGTAATGAGGAGTTACCTTAAGCATTTCCGATTAGCTCCCACCCAGTGTGTTGCTAATGTGTTTAGGATCCTGGGTTGTGTGGACGCCTTAAACGAAAAAATGGGGCTAAGACTAACCCATCATGACGTAAACTGGTGCTATAACCTCCAACATTTGAGGGGCAAATCCTACTGCATGAAGATGAGAGACGACAGGGTTCGACTAATCCAGTGCCTTCCCGAGTCCAGTAAAGGGTTGAACAAGGATTTTCTTATTGTATTTGGggagtggcacgatggcctTCCTTGCCCAATTGtgagggagaaccaggtgggacGTAGAGAGTAGGAGGAGGCCAATCTTTTGCGCCGTCTTAATTTTGTGTGGTTCGGTCACTTACTATGAACATGCCTTCTTTTTGCAGATCCACACGCCTTTCACCGCACTTTCATCTGATTAACCAGAAGGATTTGGAGACCGTTCTCAAGGCGGCAGTTTTTGTAAACGAAGAGGATGGTCAAGTcagagccgctcacaaaatcttagggtacAACCCCATCTAGAAGTCATTTGCCGCCTCGAAGCACGTGATCAGAGCTAAAGATCCTTGGTTTCAGAAAATCACTGTAGCCGAGCACGGGTTTTTGATCTTTGAAGGATTTCCTGTCCCGGAGGGCATTCCGTTGGCGGGCTCTTCTCCGTCCCACTAAGCAGCGGAGGACGAGGGTGATTTGGGTCTGTTTGAAGAGGGGTTCGGTGTATTTGACCAGGCTGATCCTTTCGGTGACCTGGGTGACCCTGACTTGTCCGAGGCGAAGCTGTTGTCAGTGGGAACATCTTCTCGGGCGGAGATGGGTGTTAAGAGGAAACCCTCGACCAGCTTGTTTAACCTGCTCGAGGGCCAGCCGGGGAAAGGCGTGCAGGGAAGGTCGCAGTCCAGTGCTCCAACTCACCTACCACAGCCCCAGCCAGTCCAGACTAGGTCTTCTCCTTCCTAATCGCAGTCGCAATCTCCCCGACCAAAACTTCCTGCCCCTCCCCAATCCACTCTGCCTCCCTGGCTTGAGCCCATTGACCCAAAGAGGAAGAGGAGTTACAAGGGTAAGGAGCCAATGGACGGGGGGAAATCCCCTTCCTCTCGAGAGGAGGACGAAGCCCCGCGAGCTCAAAAACAGTTAAAGATTGGGCATCAAGGCCAGGGGAAAGGGGTCGATGCCCAATCCGCGCCCAATGCTTGGCTTCCTGCCCCAATGCTCCATGGGGAACCTCTGATGGAAGATGCATCCATGAGGATCTTTCGAGACGGAGAAGGCGCTTATGTGGTTGACGCATTGGAGAGGACCTTGCTGCTCCCCACTGACATGACCAAGTTGAAGAAtatgaggatgcaggaggttttCCTCAGCATGAAGAGGTACCTGGGCATGGTAAGGCTCCTAATACTTATGACTCCGTCGACCTTTGCTCCTAGATTTTCATTCATAATGTGTTTGTTTCAATTGGCAGGCCgtccaggccacctataggCTGGAGAATGAGGCTAAGGGGCAGAGTAAGTCTGCAGAACTTGAGCCCAATAAGCGTATAGAGGCTATGCGAACCCTTAAAAATTCAGAGGCTGACCTCGCGAAGGCCAGGGAGGACTTAAAAGAGATGACCAAGGCTAGGGATAATGCTGAGGCAAGCCTGCACGGTGcccaaaaacaggccgaggaaCAGACGAGGCGCTTGCTTACCGCCGAGGAGCAATTGAAGATCGCCAAGGAGTAGATCGGtgatttaaagaaaaaactgaTTGAGGCAGAGAGGGCTAAAGGCATCGCGGAATAGGCCAGGGACGAAGCCGTGAGGGCCAAGACAGAGGCTGAGTTTGCCAAGATGGAGGCCGAGACCTCCAAGGATAAGGTCGAGGAGGAGGCTTACGATACGGGGGTGGCTGATACCCAGGCCACCCTTAAAGCTCAAATCCCTGGTGTATGCAAACTATACTGTTCCCAGGTTTGGAATGAAGCCCTCAAACGAGCCGGGGTGGAGGCTTCGTCCGACCTGTGGAAGGCGGAGAAGGTGTACTATCCTCCGGCCATCCGTGAGACCGTCTCTGCCAGCTCCGAGGCTGTGAGCGCTCCACAGGAGACTGACGCTGCTCAGCCAGAAGCTGCTCAGCTCATTGTCACTCCTGACGAGTTGACTAAGGGAGGAGAGCTTCATAAGGCGACAGAAACACCTGGAGGTCTGAATCCTGAAATGCCTCAGGAGGCTGCCAATTCTACAGTCAGTGCTCAGATCTCTGATGCCGAGGAGCCGGCCCTCTTGGTTCAGCCCCTTCAGGCCATTCCCCTTACTGATGTCTCCGAGGGCCTTGAGGCTAATCCTGCTCGGCCTCCTCAGAAAGGGGATGTCTCTCAGGGTCTCGAGGCTAATCTTGCTCAGCCTCCCCAGGAAGTggctaaaacaaaattgaaggaGAAGTAGGAGCCCTGGCCaacttttgtgtttgtttttagtttagCTGTTAATtagtttcccttttgttttaagGACCTTGGAATTTGCTTGTAACTAAAACCTTTAACCATATGTATGAAATTCCTTCCtccctttttcctttaaattataCGTTCGTTGCCCTTGTTGATATTTACTATTGTTGCGAATCTCATGGTTTTTGAATTAGTTATCTCAACATGTATGAATGGTTGtgcatatgatatatttggAATTACATCCCAGAATTCTAACTTACCCGCACCCATGGGACGTTGAGTTTGCGTCTACACATACCTCTAGGGAGCTAAATACATCATCCGAGGTGTCGAGCGTGTTCTTAGGCCATGTCtggtacttagattttcttagggtatctagtttccccataggtttgagttcaagGACCagacaagaccttggttctgtctagtactttctttttaaagtagttggtttccccataggtttgagtccgaggaccatgcaagaccttggttctgtccaacatttatattttcttaaagtagttggtttccctataggtttgagtccgaggaccatgtaagaccttggttctgtccaacatttatattttcttaaagtagttggtttccccataaatttgagtccgaggatcatgcaaaaccttggtattgtccaaaacttatattttctaaaagtagttggttttcccataggtttgagtccaaggaccatgcaagaccttggttctgtccaacacttatattttcttaaagtagttggtttccccataggtttgagttcaaggatcatacaagaccttggttctgttcaaaacttatattttctaaaagtagttggtttccccataggtttgagtctgaggatcatgcaagaccttggttttgttcaaaatttatattttctaaaagtagttggttttcccataggtttgagtccgaagaccatgcaagaccttagttctgtccaacacttatattttcttaaagtagttggtttcccccataggtttgagtccgaggatcatgcaagactatgattttgtccaaaacttatattttctaaaagtagttggtttccccataggtttgagtccgaggaccatgcaagaccttggttctgtccaacacttatattttcttaaagtagttggtttccccataggtttgagtccgaggatcatgcaagaccttggttctgtccaaaacttatattttctaaaagtagttggtttccccataggtttgagtccgaggaccatgcaagaccttagttctgccCAACACTTATAGGAATTCGGTGAATCGGGCTACTGGACCCGCCAGGATTAGCCCCTTAACAAAGGTGTGGGGCATAAACTTGATgttagaagcccctagaactgcccgtGCCACTGGCGCTTCGAAGTGTAGCCCTGAGTGGAAGCTGTGTTAGGGCAACAATCGCGTGTTGCTGGAAATGATGGAGTGACTTTCGCATAGCTTGCACCACtaccaaaattatttctttcgaGGGGCCCTTGTTGACAGGGGCTTGATACTTCCATGACTAACCGCCGCCTgcgccaacgcacaagcctttcccacagacgacgccaattgtaaggactcaatttgtaacgaccccaaattggTGTATTGAGTtggaacgttaaaggcccaaacaataaaatttgtagatagtgggctaaaaggctaggccttggtgaaTGGACAGTAGTTAGTCATGGTGTTTACGATGATCGTACAGAAATGTACTGTGCTTACTTAAGAAaactttctcctcggcacggcctgggtggctctggttcttggcctccGTCCAACGAgcttaatgtttttattattccCTTTTTTTACGCTAGGTTACCATGGTCCTGGCGACGATACATAatgctctttatttttttatcgtCCCTTTTCCCGTGGAcaaattcttacattatatagccccttTCAGTTAATCTTGACCTTCCatttgttgatcaggcaggtaactacttgagtgcttgtctcatcagccaccttcccccactttctgttagttgcaataaccgaaaccacactgtttaggggtcttttcccattaatgtggccaggacgtttgttggcgcattcaatgcggaggtgacagcttttccttgaaccgctcCCACACTGTACCCCCGTGCGAGTCCTACTGTACTCGTCCTTTCTTTTGGGAGCGCTTTAGGAGCTACCTTTGATGGCGTGCCGTTCTTcccttttgggttttgggatgCTGAGGACAGGATTGTCCTCGGTTGCATTTCTAGGCAATTTGGACTTTCGCtgcatgtcctcggcaacgtcttTCCTCGACGCGGGCCTTGAGCCCTAAGGTAAAGTGGGccagggtcacaaattctctggccccacattagtgtttattgttatgtattttatttttatttttatttttttctcatatcattttatttaacatttaa contains these protein-coding regions:
- the LOC126719099 gene encoding amino acid transporter AVT6A-like; the encoded protein is MTIDNKETKNSRKPINEESPLLPKNHATEEFKFNAKRASFTASVFNISTSIIGAGIMALPATMKVLGLGLGIGMIVFVAILTEGSLEMLLRFSRVGDSQSYGEVMRDAFGRAGRLLLQICILVNNVGTLIVYMIIIGDVLSGTSSSGIHHAGVLEGWFGEHWWNGRTFVLLVTTISVFAPLACFKRMDSLRYSSALAVALAVVFLVITAGITIIKFFYGSIAMPRLLPNITDITSIWNLFTVVPVLVTAFICHFNVHTIDNELEDSSLIRPVVQRSLALCSIVYVLTSFFGFLLFGDSTLDDVLANFNTNLGIPYGSLLNDVVRISYALHLMLVFPILFYPLRLNLDGLLFPSARPLVVDNLRFGLISIGLLLLVFLGANFIPNIWDVFQFTGATATVCIGFIFPAAIALRDRHGIATKKDKILSVFMIALAVFSNMVAIYSDAYALFKENHPHV